GCGGTCGCCGCCACGATGAACGAGGACGCCGGCACGCTCGAGGACGTCGTCGAACCGTTCCTCCTCCAGCTCGGCTTCGTCGCGCGCACGCGGCGCGGGCGCCAGCTCACCAAGGCCGGCGCCGACCACATCGGCATGCCCGCCGCCGCCCCTGCCGAGTTGTTCGAGTAAAGACAGCGAACGCTCGCGCGCGCACCGTATCTCTCCCACCCTCCCCCCCTCCGCGTCCTCCGCGCACTCCGCGGTGAATCTCTTCTCTTCATCGCTCTCGCTCGTTGGCGGCGAGCAGCGCGCCGATCGTCGCCTCGAGGCGCTTCACCGCCGCGTCGCCGCCGTCTTTCATCAGGTCCTCGTGCGAGATCGCCTCGCCGAAGCGCACCACGACGCGCCTTGGGAAGAGCCGTGGCCGGCTGCCGCGAGGCCACGCCTCGAACACGCCGCTGACGCCCACCGGGAGCACGGCGCACTTCGATCGCTTGAGCAGCACCGCGACGCCTCGCTGGAAGGGCTGGAGCTCGGGCGAGTTCGCGCGCGACCCCTCGGGGAAAAGCAGCACGGGGTGGCCCCGATCGAGCTGTTCGAGCACAGTGCGGATGGCTTTCACGTCGCCGCCGCCCGCCGCGTCTGCGCCCCGCGGCGCCCGGTCCGAAGCCCGCTCCACCGGGAACGCCCCGAGCCCGGCGATCAGCGCACCAAAGCCCTTGTTGCGAAACAGCGTCGACCTCGCCATGAACCAGCACCGGCGCGGCAGACTCACCGCGATCAGGGGCGGGTCGAGGTAGCTCGTGTGGTTCGACACGATCAGCAGCCCGCCCTCGCGCGGCACGCCCCTCGCGCCGACCACGCGCGTGCGCAGCCATACCTTCAGGAACACCCACACGATCTTCTGCACGACGAGATAGAGCCCGGGCTGCCACCAACGATCACGCAGGATCGCACGGTCGATGGCGTGGTCATGGCCTCTCGGGCGCGATTCGGACTGAACGGGCGGCACACGCTCGTCGCTCACCGACGCCCACTCCCCTCGCCCTGCTCGCGCGCGATCGCGTCGCGCACCATGCCCACCACCGTCGCGACAACCTCCTCGAAACTCATGTCCGACGTGTCGAGCACCGCCGCGTCGATCGGGCACATCAGTGGCCCGACGGCGCGCTCGCGGTCCGAGCGGTCGCGCTGTTCGAGCTCGCGCGCGATGCGCGCCTCGTCCACCGGCGCCGAGGGGGACGCGCCGCGCAGCTGATCGGCGCGGCGCTTCGCGCGCGCGTCGACGCTGGCCTCGAGGAAGATCTTGATCAACGCGCCGGGGAACACCACCGACCCCTGGTCGCGTCCTTCCGTCAGCAGGCGCGGGTGCTCACGCCCGATCCTCTGCTGCATCTCGACCATCAGCTCGCGCACGCGAGGAAGCCCGGCGACCGACGAGACATGCGCGTCAACATCCGGGTCTCGCAGTCGCCTGCCCACCGGGCGCCCGAAGGCCATCAGCGTCGGGGGGTCGCTCGTCCAGTCGAATCGCAGGTGCGCGTCGCGCGCCATCTGCACGACGCGATGCTCATCGTCGAGCGACACCCCGTGGTCCAGCGCGATCGCCGTCGCGGCCCGGTACATCGCGCCAGTGTCGAGGAAGTCGAGCCCCAGCCGGCGCGCCGCTTCGCGCGCCACGCTGCTTTTGCCGGTGCCGGCCGGGCCGTCGATGGTGATGATCACCTCTCGCGGGCCCGAAGGCGACGAGCGCGCGGAGCGTCCCGCGCTCCCCTCGGCTCGCGCGTGTTGCTGGTCGCTTCCGGTCATCACTTGTTCGCCGCCGCCTCGATCGCTGCTTCCAGCGCGTTCTTGATCGCGCGGACGCCCTCCGCCGGGTCGCCCTTGCCTCGGTATTCGACCGCCAGAAGCGCGTCGTAGCCGACAGCGATCAACGCGTCCATGCACTTCGACAGATCGTAGGGCTTGTGCTTCCCGGCTTCGTCCAGATCACCGGCCGAAGCGACCACGGCGCTCGCGTACGGCACGATCTTGCGCAGCGTCTCGGTCACGTCCGGGCCCTGCCCGGCCGCCTGCTCGAAGTCAGGCAGCGAGCCGATCCGGAACCCTCCGACCTTCTTGATCAGCCCCGTCATCCCCTCGGGCGTGCTCGTCAGCCCCTTGCAGGGAACCAGCAGCAGATTGATCTGCATCCGGTCGGCGCGATCCAGAAGCCGGCGAGTCCGTGCCGCGATCAGCTCGAACTCGCTCTCGGCGCTGGGCGCGAGGATCGGCGCCCCCACGGCGTTGCAGCCCAGGCGCTGGCCCGCCTTCAGCACACGCGAGATCCGGTCCAGCGCCGCTTCGTACGCCGCCTCGCTGCCGCCGATGTTCTGGGGGTCGTTCTCGACCAGCACCAGGCAGGGGCACTCGGCCTTGTCCGCCTCGTCGCGGAAGCGATCGATCGTCTTCGCGTCGGCCCCTGCAAAGAACGAGGTCGGCATCATGACCCCGTGCAGATCCAGCTCGGTCCTCGCGTAGCGGGGCAGGTCGAGGAGCGCAAGCCCGGTCTTGGCCTTGACTTTGGCTCGCAGCGAGTTGGCGGAGAGGATCAGCAGCATCAGGTAAAGTCACGCCGAGCCCGGGGCGGGGCTTCGCCCGCCCGGCGCGGCCACTGTAGCCAACCGTTCGGGATCGGCAAGCCGCTCCGCGCCGGCGTCCCCATCCCTGCCCCAAAAACGCCGCCACGCCACTCGGCGCGGGCTCCGGAGGACTTCTCGGCCTCAGACCCTGTCATCGCGAGCGGCGCGGCTGGCTGTTCCCGCCGGAGAACCCTGCGGTGGAGAGAAACTGTTCGCGTCATCGATTCATACGACCCCCCTCTCCCGGCGGTTTCGTGCATACGCCAGTTTCCGCCCTGCGCTCCGGCCCTCGGTTGCCGATCGCGTCACGACCGATAGCATGACGCCCCGCCGCCGGCACACCGGCGACGACCGATCCACCCCAGACCCCCGAGAGACCCTCCCGATGAAGAGCCCCGCCGACCGCAAGTACACCGAGACCCACGAGTGGCTGCGCGACGAGGGCGAGGTCATCACCCTCGGGCTCACCCAGCACGCCGTCGACGAGCTCACCGACATCACCTATGTCGAGATGAAGGCCAAGGGCTTCTCTTTCAAGCCCGGCGACATCGTTGGAGAGGTCGAGTCGGTCAAGGCCACCAGCGACATCTACTCCCCGGTCGGGGGCGAGATCGTCGAGGTCAACACCGCCCTCGCCGACGATCCCTCCCTCGTCAACTCCGACCCCTACGGCGGCGGCTGGCTCGTGCGCATCAAGCCGACCGATAAGGCCCCCATGAACAAGCTCATGGACGCCGGCGCCTACGACAGCAAGCACTGAACAACCCGCGGCAACCGGAACAACCAGCGGGAGACCCCGGCGCTGCCGGGGGTCTCCCGTGTTTTTGCACGCCGCGCTGGCCGCCCCCTCTTCGTGTGCCGATACACCCCGCTCAGGGATCACACCGGCGCGCGGAATCGCCGCACGCCGCGAACACACGGAGGACCTAGAGATGACCACCCGCCTCGGCGCGATCGTTCTTGTCTGCGCGCTCGCCACCCCCGCGATCGCCGCTGTTTCCGTCGACGCCCTCTCGCGCCCCTCCGGCGTGATGCGCGGCGTCACGATGGACTCCAACTTCATCGGCTTCGAGACCGTCGAGGGCTACACCGTCGGCGACCTCAACGCGCAGAACGGCTGGCAGGTCTTCAATAACTACCCCTTGGGAACCGATGTCGCGCTCCGCGCCGACAACAACGGCCAGGCCATGCGACTCACCGGCACGACCGCCGCCCCGGCGGGCGACTTCGTGGGCGGGTTCAGCCCCACCTTCAACCCCGTCGGTCCTTCGTATGTGTTCACCATCGACACGCTCATCGATGACAACGGCGGCGCGAACTACGACATCGTCGGGCAGGCCCCGGCCAGCAGCGCGCTGCTCACCTTCCGCGTCTCCTTCGACTATCTCGGCAGCATCTTCATCCTCGATCAGACCGCCCCGGACGTGTTCGAGTTCATCGACACCGGCGTCTCCTGGGTCGAGAACCAGTGGAACACGCTCACCGTCACCGTCGACGCCGACAGCGACACCATCGAGTACGCGTACGGCGGCTCGGTCATCTACTCGTCGTCGATCTTCGCCGGCTCGCTCGTCGAAGAGGTCGTCGTGTTCTCAGACAACTTCCAGTTCTTCGGGGGCGGCTCGTTCTCCGGGGGCCCCGCCGCCGGCTGGTTCGACAACATCGACCTGCTCGTGCCGGCGCCGGCGACCGGCGCGGCAGCGCTCGCGGCGATGACGCTGCTCCTCGCGCGCCGGCGTCGCTGAGGACCAGGAGGCGGGCTCGTGACGCGCTGATTCTCTCGTCGCCCGCAACCCGGGCGGCGACGAGCCCAACAACCTACCGAACGCTCCGAAGCCCGCCCCGCCTACCCTCCACACCGTGTCAGCGCTCATCCACGCCCTCGAAGTCCACAAGTCCTACCGCCTGGGCGATCGCTCGATCGACGCGCTCCGCGGCGCCACGCTCTCCATCGACGAGCCGGGCTTCTACGCGATCATGGGCCCCTCCGGCTCGGGCAAGTCCACGCTGCTCCATCTGCTCGCCGCGCTCGACACGCCCGACAAGGGCGAGCTCCATGTCGCCGGGCGGCGCATCGACACCCTCTCCGAGAAGGAGCTCACGCTGTTCCGGCGGCGCGAGATCGGCGTGGTGTTCCAGCAGTTCAACCTCATCCCCACGATGACGGCGCGCCAGAACGTCGAGCTGCCCGGCCTGCTCGCGCGCGAGCCGGCGTCCTTCCTGCGCGAGCGCTCGCGTGAACTCATGGAGACGCTGGGGGTCTGGAAGCGCGCCGACCACCGGCCCGACGCCCTCTCGGGCGGCGAGCAGCAGCGCGTCGCCATCGCGCGGGCCCTGCTTTTCTCCCCGAAGGTGCTGCTCGCCGACGAACCCACCGGCGCCCTCGACTCGAAGAACTCCGAGATCCTCTGGCGACTCCTCGCCGAACTGGCCGACGCGCGAGAGATGACCATCGTCATGGTCACGCACGAGCCGGCGGCGGCGGCCCACTGCCGCGAAGTCTTCATCCTCCACGACGGGCGCGTCACCGGGCGCGTCGATGTCCAACGCGAGAACCTCGATGCCGCCGGCCTGGCGACTCGCTCTCAACAGTCTGGACGGACGGCGTAAGCGCACCGCGCTGCTGTCCCTCGCCGTCGCGCTCGCCGCGTCGCTCATCGCCGCCGTCGCGTGCGCCAGCAGCACCGTGACCGCGACGCTCGCCAAGCGCGTCGAGACCACCGTGGGCGCCGCCGATGTCCGCTTCCGGCGCACCGACGACAAGCCATTCGACGCGTCGATCCTCGAACTCGCTCGCGCCTGGACCGAGACAAAGATCGCCGCCCCGCGCTCGCGAGGGCCCATCCCGCTCTGGAACGAGGCGAAGGACACCCGCGCCGTCACCGTGGGCCACGGCATCGACCCGCCCTCCGAATACGCCCTTCGCTCGCTCGAGCTCGAAGAGGGCCGGCGCGTGACCGCCGACGGCGAGATCGTCATCGACCAGGCCCTGCAGGACGAACTCCAGGTCCAGGTCGGCGACACGCTCGAGGTCGAACGCTTCGGCGAGCAGATCACTCTCACGGTGGTCGGCGTGCTCGCGCGTAAACCCATCGGCACGCTCGCCGCCGCCCACCGCTTCGAGGCCTATGTCACCCTCGACGACCTCTGGGAGATCACCTCCCGCCCCAACCGGCTCGACCAGATCGACATCGCGTTGCGCAACCCCGACGCGGCCATGACCATCGCACCGCCCGAGGGGATGCCGGCCGACATCATCGTGCAGCCGACCGAGAAACTCACGAGCGGGCTCGACAAGTCGGTCAACTCCTCGCGATTCGGGCTGCTGATCGCGGCGGTGCTGACCTTCATCTGCGCCGCGTTCATCATCCTGACCGGCCTCACGACCAACCTGCTGGAGCGCACGCGCGAGCTGGCGATGATGCGCTGCATCGGCGCGTCGCGCGGGCAACTGGCGCGAGCGCAGGTGGTCGTGGGCGTGATCGTGGGCGCCGGGGGCGGGCTGCTCGGCGCGCCGCTCGGCGCGGCGCTGGCGTTCGTGCTCGCGGTGATCTTCCGCGATCGCCTGCCCGCCGGGTTCGTGCTGTCGTGGTACGGGCTGTCGCTCGCGTTCGTCGGCTCGCTGCTCGCCGGGGTGATCGGCTCGTCGTGGCCCGCGTGGAGCGCGTCGCGCGTGAGGCCCCTGCGCGCCCTGGCCGCCCGGGCCGCGAAGCCACGCCCGAAGGTCCTCGTGCTCTCGATGATCGTGGCGCTGGCCCTGCTCTCGGCGCAGGCGCTGATCGTGGCGACCGCGCAGGACGGGCAGCGCCTGTTCTGGCTCTACACCACGCTGGCGATGCCGCTGATGATCGTGGGGTACTTCCTGATGGGCCCCCCGGTGGTGGCGTCGATCACGCTCGCGCTCTCGCCGATCATCGACCGCGCGATGAACCTCCCGCGCGGACTCGTGCGCTCGAGCGTGCTGGCCACGCCCTTCCGGCAGGGCTTCACCGCCGCCGCCCTGATGGTCGGGCTGGCGATGATGACCGCCCTGTGGACCGAGGGACGCGCGTTCCTGGGCTGGGCCGATCGCATCCAGTTCCCCGACGCCTTCGCGCACGGGTGGCTTGGCATCGACGACGACGCGCGCGCGCGCGTCGCCAACCTCCCCTTCGTCGAGAACACCTGCGCGATCTCGCTGCTCAGCATCGATTCCGAGTTCGGCGTCCGCGCGCTCAACCCGCTCAAGACCTCGTTCATCGCCTTCGAGCCAGAGCCGTTCTTCGCTATGACCCGCCTGACCTGGGACGAGGGCTCCGTCCAGACCGCGCTCCCGAAACTCAAGGCCGGCGGCGCGATCCTCGTCGCGCGCGAGTTCAAGATCGCACGCGGCTACGGCGTGGGCGACACCTACACCGTCAACCACAACGGGCAGCAGCACGACTTCGAGATCGTGGGCGTCATCTCCTCCCCAGGGCTCGACATCGCCAGCAAGTACTTCGACATCGGGCAGGAGTACTACGCCCAGGCCATCCACTCGGTCTTCGGCACCCGCGAGGACATGCGCGACCGGTTCGGCGTCGACCGCGTCAACCTGATCCAGATCGACCTCAGCGACGAGGTGACCGACCGCGAGGCGATCCGCGAGATCCGCAAGGCGCTCGGCTCGTCGCTGCTGGTGGTCGGCTCCGGGCGAGAGATCAAGGACCTGATCGATTCGGTCGGCGGCAGCACGCTGCGCGTGATGTCCTTCGTCGCCGTCGGCGCGATGCTCATCGCCTGCCTGGGCGTGGGCAACATCGTCGTCGCCGGGATCGAGGCCCGACGGTTCGAGTTCGGCGTGCTGCGCGCCATCGGGGCCGACCGCACGCTGGTCACGCGCCTCGTGCTCGCCGAGGTGCTGCTGCTCGCGCTGGGCGCGTGCGTGCTGGGTTCGGCGCTCGGGCTGCAGCACGCGTGGGGCGCCGCCGCGATGAACCGGCTCCTCGCCGGGCTCGAGCTGCGCCTGCAGCCACCCGTGGGCCCCATGCTCGTCGGGTGCGTCATCCTCGTCACGCTCGCGCTGCTCGCGGCGGCGGCGCCGGTCCTGGCGCTCTCCCGGCTCAAGCCCCGCGAACTGCTCGGCAGCGTACGCGGCTGAGGGGCACGCGCGGCGCGATCCTAGAATCGCACACCCGCATGGCCTTCCAACCCCGATCCTTCGAACTCGTCTCTCCCTTCAAGCCCACCGGCGACCA
This Phycisphaeraceae bacterium DNA region includes the following protein-coding sequences:
- a CDS encoding ABC transporter ATP-binding protein, whose translation is MSALIHALEVHKSYRLGDRSIDALRGATLSIDEPGFYAIMGPSGSGKSTLLHLLAALDTPDKGELHVAGRRIDTLSEKELTLFRRREIGVVFQQFNLIPTMTARQNVELPGLLAREPASFLRERSRELMETLGVWKRADHRPDALSGGEQQRVAIARALLFSPKVLLADEPTGALDSKNSEILWRLLAELADAREMTIVMVTHEPAAAAHCREVFILHDGRVTGRVDVQRENLDAAGLATRSQQSGRTA
- a CDS encoding sugar phosphate isomerase/epimerase, whose amino-acid sequence is MLLILSANSLRAKVKAKTGLALLDLPRYARTELDLHGVMMPTSFFAGADAKTIDRFRDEADKAECPCLVLVENDPQNIGGSEAAYEAALDRISRVLKAGQRLGCNAVGAPILAPSAESEFELIAARTRRLLDRADRMQINLLLVPCKGLTSTPEGMTGLIKKVGGFRIGSLPDFEQAAGQGPDVTETLRKIVPYASAVVASAGDLDEAGKHKPYDLSKCMDALIAVGYDALLAVEYRGKGDPAEGVRAIKNALEAAIEAAANK
- a CDS encoding ABC transporter permease is translated as MSNARTSMPPAWRLALNSLDGRRKRTALLSLAVALAASLIAAVACASSTVTATLAKRVETTVGAADVRFRRTDDKPFDASILELARAWTETKIAAPRSRGPIPLWNEAKDTRAVTVGHGIDPPSEYALRSLELEEGRRVTADGEIVIDQALQDELQVQVGDTLEVERFGEQITLTVVGVLARKPIGTLAAAHRFEAYVTLDDLWEITSRPNRLDQIDIALRNPDAAMTIAPPEGMPADIIVQPTEKLTSGLDKSVNSSRFGLLIAAVLTFICAAFIILTGLTTNLLERTRELAMMRCIGASRGQLARAQVVVGVIVGAGGGLLGAPLGAALAFVLAVIFRDRLPAGFVLSWYGLSLAFVGSLLAGVIGSSWPAWSASRVRPLRALAARAAKPRPKVLVLSMIVALALLSAQALIVATAQDGQRLFWLYTTLAMPLMIVGYFLMGPPVVASITLALSPIIDRAMNLPRGLVRSSVLATPFRQGFTAAALMVGLAMMTALWTEGRAFLGWADRIQFPDAFAHGWLGIDDDARARVANLPFVENTCAISLLSIDSEFGVRALNPLKTSFIAFEPEPFFAMTRLTWDEGSVQTALPKLKAGGAILVAREFKIARGYGVGDTYTVNHNGQQHDFEIVGVISSPGLDIASKYFDIGQEYYAQAIHSVFGTREDMRDRFGVDRVNLIQIDLSDEVTDREAIREIRKALGSSLLVVGSGREIKDLIDSVGGSTLRVMSFVAVGAMLIACLGVGNIVVAGIEARRFEFGVLRAIGADRTLVTRLVLAEVLLLALGACVLGSALGLQHAWGAAAMNRLLAGLELRLQPPVGPMLVGCVILVTLALLAAAAPVLALSRLKPRELLGSVRG
- the cmk gene encoding (d)CMP kinase yields the protein MTGSDQQHARAEGSAGRSARSSPSGPREVIITIDGPAGTGKSSVAREAARRLGLDFLDTGAMYRAATAIALDHGVSLDDEHRVVQMARDAHLRFDWTSDPPTLMAFGRPVGRRLRDPDVDAHVSSVAGLPRVRELMVEMQQRIGREHPRLLTEGRDQGSVVFPGALIKIFLEASVDARAKRRADQLRGASPSAPVDEARIARELEQRDRSDRERAVGPLMCPIDAAVLDTSDMSFEEVVATVVGMVRDAIAREQGEGSGRR
- a CDS encoding 1-acyl-sn-glycerol-3-phosphate acyltransferase — translated: MSDERVPPVQSESRPRGHDHAIDRAILRDRWWQPGLYLVVQKIVWVFLKVWLRTRVVGARGVPREGGLLIVSNHTSYLDPPLIAVSLPRRCWFMARSTLFRNKGFGALIAGLGAFPVERASDRAPRGADAAGGGDVKAIRTVLEQLDRGHPVLLFPEGSRANSPELQPFQRGVAVLLKRSKCAVLPVGVSGVFEAWPRGSRPRLFPRRVVVRFGEAISHEDLMKDGGDAAVKRLEATIGALLAANERER
- the gcvH gene encoding glycine cleavage system protein GcvH: MKSPADRKYTETHEWLRDEGEVITLGLTQHAVDELTDITYVEMKAKGFSFKPGDIVGEVESVKATSDIYSPVGGEIVEVNTALADDPSLVNSDPYGGGWLVRIKPTDKAPMNKLMDAGAYDSKH